A genomic segment from Triticum dicoccoides isolate Atlit2015 ecotype Zavitan chromosome 1A, WEW_v2.0, whole genome shotgun sequence encodes:
- the LOC119367281 gene encoding dnaJ protein ERDJ3B codes for MAAPRRSGARLAAVLALLLHLAAVIEGKSFYDVLQVPKGASEDQIKRSYRKLALKYHPDKNPDNEEATKRFAEINNAYEVLTDQEKRKIYDRYGEEGLKQFQGGRGGGGGGMNMQDIFSSFFGGGGGGMEEEEEQIIKGDDVIVELDASLEDLYMGGSLKVWREKNIIKPAPGKRRCNCRNEVYHRQIGPGMYQQMTEQVCDQCPNVKYVREGDFLTVDIEKGMQDGQEVSFFEEGEPKIDGEPGDLKFKIRTAPHDRFRREGNDLHATVTISLLQALVGFEKNLKHLDNHLVQIGSQGVTKPKEVRKFKGEGMPLHQSNKKGDLYVTFEVLFPKTLTDDQKAKLKDVLA; via the exons ATGGCGGCGCCGCGGAGGAGCGGGGCGCGGCTCGCGGCCGTCCTCGCGCTGCTGCTGCATCTCGCGGCGGTGATCGAGGG GAAGAGCTTCTACGACGTGCTGCAAGTCCCCAAGGGCGCGTCGGAGGATCAGATCAAGAGGTCGTACCGCAAGCTCGCGCTCAAGTACCACCCCGACAAGAACCCCGACAATGAGGAGGCCACCAAGCGATTCGCCGAGATCAATAATG CGTATGAGGTCTTGACGGATCAGGAGAAGAGGAAGATCTATGACCGGTATGGTGAGGAGGGGCTGAAGCAGTTCCAAggcgggagaggaggaggcggtggtgggatgAACATGCAGGACATCTTCAGCAG CTTtttcggaggaggtggtggtggtatggaagaggaggaagaacagATCATAAAAGGTGATGATGTGATTGTTGAACTGGATGCTTCACTAGAGGACCTGTACATGGGTGGTTCATTAAAG GTTTGGAGAGAAAAAAACATCATAAAACCAGCACCAGGAAAGAGACGATGCAACTGCAGGAATGAAGTTTACCACCGTCAAATTGGTCCTGGAATGTATCAACAAATGACCGAGCAG GTCTGCGACCAGTGTCCAAATGTTAAGTATGTACGAGAAGGTGACTTTTTAACTGTTGATATTGAGAAGGGTATGCAAGATGGACAG GAGGTTTCATTTTTCGAGGAAGGAGAGCCTAAGATTGATGGAGAACCTGGAGACTTGAAG TTCAAGATTCGGACAGCACCACATGACCGCTTCAGAAGAGAAGGCAATGACCTGCATGCAACAGTTACAATCTCCCTG CTCCAAGCTCTGGTTGGATTTGAGAAGAACCTCAAGCATCTTGACAACCATCTTGTCCAAATCGGCTCCCAG GGTGTCACTAAGCCCAAGGAGGTAAGGAAATTCAAAGGAGAGGGCATGCCATTGCACCAAAGCAACAAGAAAGGCGATCTGTATGTGACGTTTGAGGTGTTGTTCCCGAAAACCCTGACAGACGACCAGAAGGCCAAGCTGAAGGACGTTCTTGCATAA